A window of Castanea sativa cultivar Marrone di Chiusa Pesio chromosome 1, ASM4071231v1 contains these coding sequences:
- the LOC142609211 gene encoding IAA-amino acid hydrolase ILR1-like 4, which yields MGFSQWLSLTFIFHAFLSLPISSEPSLSPEVLPQIPVDFLDLAKRPELFDWMVGIRRKIHEKPELGFEEFETSKLIRAELDQMGIPYKYPLAETGVVGYIGTGSPPFVAIRADMDALAMQESVEWEHKSKVPGKMHACGHDAHVAMLLGAAKILQDHRHELQGTVVLVFQPAEEGGGGAKKMLDDGALENVEAIFGIHVYAAHPIGTVASRSGPILAASGFFEAVISGKGGHAAIPQHTIDPILAASNIIVSLQHLVSREADPLDSQVVTVGKFQGGGAFNVIPDSVTIGGIFRAFSKESFIQLKQRIEEVITKQASVHRCNATVIFNEKEKPFYPVTVNDKDLHELFQKVAGDIMGAQNILDKQPTMGAEDFSFYAEVIPGYFFSLGMKNETQGRFESGHSPNFRVNEDALPYGAALHASLATRYILEKQSKLNLPKGSIHDEL from the exons ATGGGTTTCTCCCAATGGCTCTCTTTGACCTTCATCTTCCATGCGTTCCTGTCTCTACCAATTTCTTCAGAGCCCTCTCTTAGCCCTGAAGTGTTGCCTCAAATTCCAGTTGACTTCCTTGACTTGGCTAAAAGACCAGAGCTTTTTGATTGGATGGTGGGTATTAGGAGGAAGATACATGAGAAACCAGAGCTTGGGTTTGAGGAATTTGAGACCAGTAAACTTATTAGAGCCGAGCTTGATCAGATGGGCATCCCTTACAAATACCCTTTAGCTGAAACTGGTGTTGTTGGATACATAGGAACCGGTTCACCTCCTTTTGTTGCAATCCGAGCAGATATGGATGCTCTTGCTATGCAG GAGAGTGTAGAGTGGGAGCACAAGAGTAAAGTCCCTGGGAAGATGCACGCATGTGGCCATGATGCCCATGTTGCCATGCTTCTTGGTGCTGCAAAGATTCTTCAAGATCATCGCCATGAGTTACAG GGAACGGTTGTACTTGTTTTCCAACCAGCTGAGGAAGGAGGTGGGGGAGCAAAGAAAATGTTAGATGATGGAGCACTGGAGAATGTTGAAGCCATCTTTGGTATACATGTTTATGCTGCTCACCCTATCGGTACAGTGGCCTCCAGGTCTGGCCCTATTTTGGCTGCAAGTGGTTTCTTTGAGGCAGTAATAAGTGGAAAGGGAGGTCACGCAGCCATTCCCCAGCACACAATAGACCCAATCTTAGCAGCTTCCAATATAATTGTTAGTTTGCAACATCTTGTTTCACGTGAAGCTGATCCCTTGGATTCACAg GTAGTTACAGTTGGAAAATTCCAAGGAGGAGGTGCATTCAATGTTATTCCAGATTCCGTCACAATTGGGGGCATATTCAGGGCATTTTCAAAGGAAAGCTTTATCCAACTTAAACAAAGAATTGAAGAG GTTATCACGAAACAAGCCAGCGTACATAGGTGCAATGCAACTGTCATCTTCAATGAAAAGGAGAAGCCCTTTTACCCAGTGACTGTAAACGACAAAGATCTGCATGAACTTTTCCAAAAAGTTGCAGGGGACATAATGGGCGCCCAGAACATATTAGATAAGCAACCAACAATGGGAGCAGAAGACTTCTCATTCTATGCAGAGGTGATTCCAGGATACTTCTTCTCTCTAGGGATGAAGAATGAGACCCAAGGAAGGTTTGAATCAGGGCATTCACCCAACTTTAGGGTCAATGAAGATGCGCTTCCCTATGGAGcagcattacatgcatcattaGCCACAAGATACATCCTAGAGAAACAATCCAAACTTAATCTGCCAAAGGGAAGCATTCATGATGAACTGTGA